A portion of the Kribbella jejuensis genome contains these proteins:
- a CDS encoding diacylglycerol kinase family protein, producing MMGWRHVIIEGDLSGPMNHHPPSTAVGRALTVVLGVMPFAVLTVLVFEHWAPLARWDQSVAARAATYGAAHEGLIDFWQVVGAVVLPWTSRAVIAIVAAYLWHRRARLLTFWLLTSAAAELVLVQVVKAVFERPRPVPMLGEASGFSYVSGHAAAAFVMAGALGVVLPSVRGWRRRFRLLVLLPVIAVVWIASADRIALNVHYVSDVLGGWALGLAILTATSIGFGLRPGLRRRRRRTAVESDGTTAPPRAAVIVNPIKVGDGVAFRRKVTRALAVRGYEDPLWLETREDDAGNAMAKAAIEYASDLVLVAGGDGTVRVVCSALAHTGIPVGVIPAGTGNLLARNLHIPLDLDDALERILEGRDRRIDLVGVHGDDLDNDRYAVMAGLGLDAAIISGAPPHLKKQIGWTAYLVSAAKNVNHPSVRVQITIDEAEPIERRVRTVVVGNVGMLQANIPLLPDARPDDGLLDVVVIAPRRVTQWPIVLWRLMTRTNRSDMYLERFTGHRVEIHAAVDVQRQLDGDPIGPGRYLITEIEPGALTARVPKRR from the coding sequence ATGATGGGGTGGCGACACGTCATCATCGAGGGGGATCTGAGCGGGCCGATGAACCACCACCCACCCAGTACCGCGGTCGGCCGTGCGCTCACGGTCGTCCTGGGTGTGATGCCGTTCGCGGTGCTGACGGTGCTGGTGTTCGAGCACTGGGCCCCGCTGGCGCGGTGGGACCAGTCGGTGGCGGCGCGGGCCGCGACGTACGGCGCCGCGCACGAGGGGCTCATCGACTTCTGGCAGGTCGTCGGCGCGGTCGTACTGCCCTGGACGTCGCGGGCGGTGATTGCGATCGTCGCGGCGTACCTCTGGCATCGACGGGCGCGGCTGCTGACGTTCTGGCTGCTCACGTCGGCGGCGGCGGAGCTGGTGCTGGTCCAGGTGGTGAAGGCTGTGTTCGAGCGGCCACGACCTGTGCCGATGCTGGGAGAGGCCAGCGGGTTCTCGTACGTGTCAGGGCATGCCGCGGCGGCGTTCGTGATGGCGGGGGCGCTCGGCGTCGTACTGCCGTCGGTACGGGGCTGGCGGCGGCGGTTCCGGTTGCTCGTGCTGTTGCCGGTGATCGCGGTGGTGTGGATCGCGTCCGCGGACCGGATCGCGCTGAACGTGCACTACGTGTCCGACGTCCTCGGCGGCTGGGCGCTCGGTCTGGCGATTCTGACCGCGACGTCGATCGGGTTCGGGCTGCGGCCGGGGTTGCGGCGTCGGCGTCGGCGTACCGCGGTCGAGAGTGACGGTACGACGGCACCGCCGCGGGCGGCGGTCATCGTGAACCCGATCAAGGTCGGGGACGGAGTGGCGTTCCGGCGGAAGGTGACCCGTGCGCTCGCGGTCCGTGGGTACGAGGACCCGCTCTGGCTGGAGACCCGCGAGGACGACGCCGGCAATGCGATGGCGAAGGCGGCGATCGAGTACGCGTCGGATCTGGTGCTCGTGGCGGGTGGCGACGGTACGGTCCGGGTGGTGTGCTCGGCGCTCGCGCACACCGGGATCCCGGTCGGCGTGATCCCCGCCGGTACCGGGAACCTGCTGGCGCGGAACCTGCACATCCCGCTCGACCTCGACGACGCGCTGGAGCGCATCCTCGAAGGCCGTGACCGGCGGATCGACCTGGTCGGCGTACACGGTGACGACCTCGACAACGACCGGTACGCCGTGATGGCCGGGCTCGGTCTGGATGCCGCGATCATCTCCGGCGCCCCGCCTCATCTGAAGAAGCAGATCGGCTGGACCGCGTACCTGGTGTCGGCCGCGAAGAACGTGAACCACCCGTCGGTCCGGGTCCAGATCACCATCGACGAGGCCGAACCGATCGAACGCCGCGTCCGCACGGTCGTCGTCGGCAACGTCGGCATGCTCCAGGCCAACATCCCGCTGCTCCCCGACGCCCGCCCCGACGACGGCCTCCTCGACGTCGTCGTGATCGCCCCGCGCCGCGTCACCCAGTGGCCGATCGTCCTCTGGCGCCTGATGACCCGCACCAACCGCAGCGACATGTACCTGGAACGCTTCACCGGCCACCGAGTGGAAATCCACGCCGCCGTAGACGTCCAACGCCAACTGGACGGCGACCCCATCGGCCCCGGCCGCTACCTGATCACCGAAATAGAACCCGGCGCCCTCACCGCAAGAGTCCCCAAACGCAGGTAG